From the genome of Danio aesculapii chromosome 16, fDanAes4.1, whole genome shotgun sequence, one region includes:
- the ggctb gene encoding gamma-glutamylcyclotransferase b isoform X2, producing the protein MTVPLPSGDALMDNGTESLNASTFLYFAYGSNLLKERLQMRNPSAAVHCVARLKDYKLVFGNHKGLASQRWHGGVATIEPSAGDAVWGVVWRMNMSDLESLDRQENVKMGIYSPMEVSVSTSGQHLHCRTYIMNSCIYAPPSPQYLKVIVMGAEQNGLPEEYQEKLRSIETNKYEGRLPVMEELEKALKKSKERTEEIESED; encoded by the exons ATGACAG TCCCTCTGCCCTCCGGAGACGCACTGATGGACAACGGCACCGAGAGCCTTAACGCCTCCACATTCCTGTACTTCGCCTATGGGAGTAACCTGCTGAAGGAGAGACTGCAGATGAGGAACCCGTCCGCTGCTGTGCACTGCGTGGCCAGACTCAAG GACTATAAGCTGGTGTTTGGCAATCATAAAGGGCTGGCGAGTCAGCGTTGGCATGGAGGAGTGGCCACCATCGAGCCCAGCGCGGGTGATGCAGTCTGGGGCGTGGTGTGGAGGATGAACATGTCGGACTTGGAGTCTCTGGACAG GCAGGAGAATGTGAAGATGGGAATCTACAGCCCCATGGAGGTGTCTGTCTCCACCAGCGGCCAGCATCTCCACTGCAGGACCTACATCATGAACAGCTGCATCTATGCTCCACCTTCACCACAGTATCTGAAG GTGATTGTGATGGGCGCCGAACAGAATGGACTTCCAGAAGAGTATCAAGAGAAACTCCGATCCATCGAAACCAACAAATACGAGGGCCGTCTGCCGGTGATGGAGGAGCTGGAGAAAGCTCTGAAAAAATCCAAAGAACGGACAGAAGAGATTGAGTCTGAAGATTAG
- the LOC130243069 gene encoding sodium- and chloride-dependent transporter XTRP3-like, translated as MSKDVRPSWDNPMQFVLACVSYAVGLGNVWRFPYLCQMHGGGGFLIPYLLMLLLEGIPLFCMELAIGQKMRLGSIGAWSSISPYLSGLGVASVITSLYLCLYYNVINAWSFWYLFHSFQSVLPWAECPVNSNRTGFVEECAVASPTQFFFYRETLNISSSMEESGGGLHMGQALCLVLAWVIVYLFIVRGVKSTGVVVYFTATFPYVVLFIYLIRGVTLHGAWNGVKYMFTPKLEQLANPQTWINAATQIFFSLGLGFGSLIAFSSYNHHHNDFEKQAIAVSLINSGTSIFASVVTFAIYGFKATFNYESCLERNRLLLLNTFDLSEGTISVENVTAWISQLNSTHPDIFSTITDKIQDCSLEAELDTAVEGTGLAFIVYSEAIKNMPVPQLWSVLYFLMLLLLGMGSMLGNVTAIITPLADIKILSRTLSDETINGLVCLLCLLLGLGFTSPSGNYWFTIFNEYAATLSLLFIVFIEVISVCYVYGLKRFEKDIEDMLGHRPHWYLKLMWALVSPLLLLCLFIFYIINYIQGGAPTYQAWDKHMGKSVVKEYPVYGQVFIALLLASSLSCVPIAALYAFCRRKTRSAVREEHSNTNTAE; from the exons ATGAGTAAAGACGTGCGTCCGTCGTGGGACAATCCCATGCAGTTTGTTCTGGCCTGTGTTTCCTATGCCGTGGGTCTCGGAAATGTCTGGCGTTTTCCATACCTCTGCCAAATGCATGGAGGAG gaggTTTTCTGATCCCGTATCTGCTGATGCTGCTGCTGGAGGGGATTCCTCTGTTCTGCATGGAGCTCGCCATCGGGCAGAAGATGCGTCTGGGTAGCATCGGCGCCTGGAGCTCCATCAGCCCGTATCTGAGCGGACTGG GTGTGGCCAGTGTGATCACTTCACTCTACCTCTGTCTGTATTACAACGTCATCAATGCCTGGAGCTTCTGGTACCTCTTCCACTCCTTCCAG TCGGTGCTGCCGTGGGCCGAGTGTCCCGTGAACAGTAACCGGACAGGGTTTGTGGAGGAGTGTGCAGTGGCTTCACCCACGCAGTTCTTCTTCTACCGCGAGACGCTCAACATCTCGTCCTCCATGGAGGAGTCCGGCGGCGGGCTGCACATGGGGCAGGCGCTCTGTCTGGTGCTGGCCTGGGTCATTGTATATCTCTTCATTGTCAGAGGAGTCAAGTCTACCGGcgtg GTTGTGTATTTCACCGCTACGTTTCCATACGTGGTTCTGTTCATCTACCTGATCCGCGGAGTGACTCTGCACGGGGCCTGGAACGGAGTCAAgtacatgttcacacctaaa ttggAGCAGCTGGCGAATCCTCAGACGTGGATAAACGCTGCGACTCAGATCTTCTTCTCTCTGGGTCTGGGCTTCGGCTCTCTGATCGCCTTCTCCagctataatcatcatcataatgacTTCGAGAAGCAGGCGATCGCAGTTTCACTCATAAACAGCGGCACGTCTATATTCGCCAGCGTCGTAACCTTCGCCATCTACGGCTTCAAAGCCACCTTCAACTATGAGAGCTGTCTGGAGCG GAACAGGCTGCTGCTGCTCAACACATTCGATCTGTCGGAGGGGACCATCAGTGTTGAGAACGTGACGGCGTGGATCAGTCAACTGAACAGCACTCATCCTGACATCTTCAGCACCATCACTGACAAGATCCAGGACTGCAGTCTGGAGGCGGAACTGGACACT GCGGTGGAGGGCACGGGTCTGGCGTTTATCGTGTACAGCGAGGCCATCAAAAACATGCCAGTTCCTCAGCTCTGGTCAGTGCTGTACTTCctcatgctgctgctgctgggaaTGGGGAGCATGCTGGGAAACGTGACCGCCATCATTACACCACTGGCAGACATTAAGATCCTTTCTAGGACACTGAGCGATGAGACTATCAACG GTCTGGTCTGTCTGCTCTGTTTGCTGCTGGGTTTGGGCTTCACCAGCCCCTCTGGAAACTATTGGTTCACGATATTCAACGAGTACGCAGCAACTCTGTCTCTGCTCTTCATCGTCTTCATCGAAGTCATCAGCGTCTGCTATGTCTACGGTCTCAAAAG gtttGAGAAGGACATTGAGGACATGTTGGGTCACCGTCCGCACTGGTACCTGAAGCTGATGTGGGCGCTGGTCAGTCCACTGCTGCTGCTCTGCCTCTTCATCTTCTACATCATCAACTATATACAGGGTGGAGCGCCGACTTACCAGGCCTGGGACAAACACATG GGTAAATCCGTGGTGAAGGAGTATCCAGTGTACGGACAGGTGTTCATCGCTCTGCTGCTGGCTTCATCACTCAGCTGCGTCCCCATTGCCGCTCTATATGCTTTCTGCAGGAGGAAAACAAGATCTGCTGTCCGAGAGGAGCACAgtaacacaaacactgcagagtaa
- the ggctb gene encoding gamma-glutamylcyclotransferase b isoform X1, with product MSSWMIISFTLAGFSLLCSAVPLPSGDALMDNGTESLNASTFLYFAYGSNLLKERLQMRNPSAAVHCVARLKDYKLVFGNHKGLASQRWHGGVATIEPSAGDAVWGVVWRMNMSDLESLDRQENVKMGIYSPMEVSVSTSGQHLHCRTYIMNSCIYAPPSPQYLKVIVMGAEQNGLPEEYQEKLRSIETNKYEGRLPVMEELEKALKKSKERTEEIESED from the exons ATGAGCTCCTGGATGATCATCAGCTTCACACTCGCCGGCTTCAGCCTCCTGTGTTCAGCAG TCCCTCTGCCCTCCGGAGACGCACTGATGGACAACGGCACCGAGAGCCTTAACGCCTCCACATTCCTGTACTTCGCCTATGGGAGTAACCTGCTGAAGGAGAGACTGCAGATGAGGAACCCGTCCGCTGCTGTGCACTGCGTGGCCAGACTCAAG GACTATAAGCTGGTGTTTGGCAATCATAAAGGGCTGGCGAGTCAGCGTTGGCATGGAGGAGTGGCCACCATCGAGCCCAGCGCGGGTGATGCAGTCTGGGGCGTGGTGTGGAGGATGAACATGTCGGACTTGGAGTCTCTGGACAG GCAGGAGAATGTGAAGATGGGAATCTACAGCCCCATGGAGGTGTCTGTCTCCACCAGCGGCCAGCATCTCCACTGCAGGACCTACATCATGAACAGCTGCATCTATGCTCCACCTTCACCACAGTATCTGAAG GTGATTGTGATGGGCGCCGAACAGAATGGACTTCCAGAAGAGTATCAAGAGAAACTCCGATCCATCGAAACCAACAAATACGAGGGCCGTCTGCCGGTGATGGAGGAGCTGGAGAAAGCTCTGAAAAAATCCAAAGAACGGACAGAAGAGATTGAGTCTGAAGATTAG